One Hordeum vulgare subsp. vulgare chromosome 4H, MorexV3_pseudomolecules_assembly, whole genome shotgun sequence DNA window includes the following coding sequences:
- the LOC123448459 gene encoding basic leucine zipper and W2 domain-containing protein 2-like isoform X2, whose translation MSSKEKPTLGGQRIKTRKRNIAAPLDPSSFSDAIVQIYLDNAGDLELVAKSIESSDLNFSRYGDTFFEVVFIGVRTQPGTIKPEEEGERHPYSLIDCSAQREAILPYVLFIQKTLRRRPFLIKSLENVMRKFLQSLEFFEENERQKLAIFTALAFSQKLSGLPPETVFQPLLKDNLVAKGIVLSFITEFFKEYLKENSLDDLIALLKKGKMEDNLLEFFPSGKRTSEALSEHFTKEGLTSLVDYNVKKMFEVKLKEIKSTLTTMINEEAEISEVTEVVKQQVKDAKFPDIEVVRMLWDVLMEAVQWSGKNQQQNSNSALRQVNAWAGLMNAFCTSGKLELEII comes from the exons CTCGAAGGAGAAGCCCACCCTCGG AGGCCAGCGGATTAAGACCCGCAAGCGGAATATAGCAGCTCCTTTGGATCCTTCGTCGTTCTCTGATGCAATTGTCCAGATTTATCTGGATAATGCTGGAGATCTG GAacttgttgccaaaagtatagagTCGTCAGATCTCAACTTCTCACGTTACGGTGACACCTTCTTTGAG GTTGTTTTCATTGGTGTGCGTACTCAGCCTGGTACGATTAAACCCGAAGAAGAGGGAGAGCGGCACCCCTATTCTCTCATTGACTGTTCAGCACAACGTGAAGCAATATTACCTTATGTCCTCTTTATTCAGAAAACACTGCGCAGGAGGCCTTTCTTAATAAAGAGTCTTGAAAATGTTATGCGAAAATTTCTCCAGTCCTTGGAGTTCTTTGAAGAAAATGAGAGACAGAAACTTGCCATTTTCACGGCACTTGCATTTTCTCAGAAATTATCAGGTCTGCCACCTGAAACTGTCTTTCAGCCATTGCTTAAGGACAATCTTGTTGCCAAAGGGATAGTGCTTTCATTCATTACCGAGTTCTTCAAGGAATATCTGAAGGAAAATAGTTTGGATGATCTGATTGCACTTTTGAAGAAAGGCAAAATGGAGGACAATTTACTTGAATTTTTCCCATCAGGAAAGAGAACCTCTGAGGCTTTGTCTGAGCATTTCAC CAAAGAAGGTTTGACTAGCCTTGTTGACTACAATGTCAAGAAAATGTTTGAAGTTAAGCTCAAGGAGATAAAGTCAACTCTGACCACTATGATCAATGAAGAAGCTGAAATATCTGAAGTAACTGAGGTTGTCAAGCAACAGGTTAAAGATGCTAAATTTCCTGATATAGAGGTTGTTCGCATGCTGTGGGATGTGCTTATGGAGGCTGTTCAGTGGTCTGGAAAGAATCAGCAGCAAAATTCTAATTCAGCACTTCGGCAG GTGAATGCTTGGGCTGGTCTTATGAATGCATTTTGCACAAGTGGAAAGCTAGAACTGGAAATCATATAG
- the LOC123448459 gene encoding basic leucine zipper and W2 domain-containing protein 2-like isoform X1 yields MSSKEKPTLGGQRIKTRKRNIAAPLDPSSFSDAIVQIYLDNAGDLELVAKSIESSDLNFSRYGDTFFEVVFIGVRTQPGTIKPEEEGERHPYSLIDCSAQREAILPYVLFIQKTLRRRPFLIKSLENVMRKFLQSLEFFEENERQKLAIFTALAFSQKLSGLPPETVFQPLLKDNLVAKGIVLSFITEFFKEYLKENSLDDLIALLKKGKMEDNLLEFFPSGKRTSEALSEHFTKEGLTSLVDYNVKKMFEVKLKEIKSTLTTMINEEAEISEVTEVVKQQVKDAKFPDIEVVRMLWDVLMEAVQWSGKNQQQNSNSALRQVNAWAGLMNAFCTSGKLELELIYKVQTQCYEDAKLMKLFPEIIRSLYDQDVLAEDTILLWFRKGSNQKGRQSFVKALEPFVKWLEEAEEEE; encoded by the exons CTCGAAGGAGAAGCCCACCCTCGG AGGCCAGCGGATTAAGACCCGCAAGCGGAATATAGCAGCTCCTTTGGATCCTTCGTCGTTCTCTGATGCAATTGTCCAGATTTATCTGGATAATGCTGGAGATCTG GAacttgttgccaaaagtatagagTCGTCAGATCTCAACTTCTCACGTTACGGTGACACCTTCTTTGAG GTTGTTTTCATTGGTGTGCGTACTCAGCCTGGTACGATTAAACCCGAAGAAGAGGGAGAGCGGCACCCCTATTCTCTCATTGACTGTTCAGCACAACGTGAAGCAATATTACCTTATGTCCTCTTTATTCAGAAAACACTGCGCAGGAGGCCTTTCTTAATAAAGAGTCTTGAAAATGTTATGCGAAAATTTCTCCAGTCCTTGGAGTTCTTTGAAGAAAATGAGAGACAGAAACTTGCCATTTTCACGGCACTTGCATTTTCTCAGAAATTATCAGGTCTGCCACCTGAAACTGTCTTTCAGCCATTGCTTAAGGACAATCTTGTTGCCAAAGGGATAGTGCTTTCATTCATTACCGAGTTCTTCAAGGAATATCTGAAGGAAAATAGTTTGGATGATCTGATTGCACTTTTGAAGAAAGGCAAAATGGAGGACAATTTACTTGAATTTTTCCCATCAGGAAAGAGAACCTCTGAGGCTTTGTCTGAGCATTTCAC CAAAGAAGGTTTGACTAGCCTTGTTGACTACAATGTCAAGAAAATGTTTGAAGTTAAGCTCAAGGAGATAAAGTCAACTCTGACCACTATGATCAATGAAGAAGCTGAAATATCTGAAGTAACTGAGGTTGTCAAGCAACAGGTTAAAGATGCTAAATTTCCTGATATAGAGGTTGTTCGCATGCTGTGGGATGTGCTTATGGAGGCTGTTCAGTGGTCTGGAAAGAATCAGCAGCAAAATTCTAATTCAGCACTTCGGCAG GTGAATGCTTGGGCTGGTCTTATGAATGCATTTTGCACAAGTGGAAAGCTAGAACTGGAACTCATATACAAGGTCCAGACACAGTGTTATGAGGACGCTAAGTTGATGAAGCTGTTCCCTGAAATTATAAGATCTCTGTATGATCAAGATGTCCTCGCTGAAGATACCATACTTCTTTGGTTCCGCAAGGGTTCAAACCAAAAAGGAAG GCAATCTTTCGTGAAAGCTCTGGAGCCTTTCGTCAAATGGCTTGAggaggcagaggaggaagaataa